In Pedobacter sp. W3I1, one DNA window encodes the following:
- a CDS encoding fasciclin domain-containing protein gives MKNLILTAFAVITMAFTTQVYAQKNPMVGGAAMYSNKDIVDNAVNSKDHTTLVAAVKAAGLVETLKSAGPFTVFAPTNAAFDKLPAGTVGNLVKPENKATLTTILTYHVVAGKMDSKAIAKAIKAGGGKAELTTVQGGKLWAWMEGKKLVLKDEKGGMSTVTIADVYQKNGVIHVIDTVLMPK, from the coding sequence ATGAAAAATTTAATCTTAACTGCATTTGCCGTAATTACCATGGCATTCACTACACAAGTTTACGCTCAAAAAAATCCAATGGTTGGCGGCGCAGCCATGTATTCGAATAAGGATATTGTAGATAATGCTGTAAATTCGAAAGACCACACTACACTGGTTGCAGCAGTAAAAGCAGCAGGTTTAGTTGAAACTTTAAAAAGCGCTGGTCCTTTTACCGTTTTTGCACCAACAAACGCTGCATTTGATAAACTTCCTGCCGGAACTGTAGGCAATTTGGTTAAACCAGAAAACAAAGCAACCCTAACTACTATTTTAACTTACCATGTTGTGGCCGGTAAAATGGACAGCAAAGCAATTGCAAAAGCAATAAAAGCTGGTGGTGGCAAAGCTGAACTTACCACAGTGCAAGGCGGTAAACTTTGGGCCTGGATGGAAGGCAAAAAATTAGTTTTGAAAGATGAAAAAGGCGGAATGAGCACTGTTACAATTGCAGATGTTTACCAAAAAAATGGTGTAATCCATGTAATTGATACTGTTTTAATGCCGAAATAA